From Malaya genurostris strain Urasoe2022 chromosome 2, Malgen_1.1, whole genome shotgun sequence:
tatttattacctaaattttttatatcatacttatagaatgatttgtccatggccttaaaataagcttcagttgcaacgatgactctctcagatcatcaaattacaagtagtcgctgggggctaggttattgagaatatggtgggtgaagaaacagatcggtgccCAATACGTTAAATTTggtcattattttcattgacattgtgcattgtcttggtaaaagatgatttttttctgcttcaaacgcattaataactaaaaactttcattggtacttccttttcaagatagtcgacggtaattatacctcgagcatctaaaaactgacgccatacttgttgcagctacctgttgcgttttccccgtctaaatgttgaaacaactccggagaataaagatagatccatgtttcgtccactgtttcataccaacgcaagaatttctttttattgcgactaaacagtgccgaccaGCTCTCTGGATTGTTGATGCGTTGTTACTTTTGATAAATTGAGAGCGAACGAGGCACTTAtttctaaaagatttttttcatgcccagattttcgcatacgatcgtaaaagcacttccagtttagtcggactttgattttgtgttcatccatcacgattatcaaaacttgctcacattttttccggatgactgcTCAATTTGGTCACGttgaaatcagaataccacaaatctttgtttttaatctgaGTGCGGGTAACACTTCTTAAACCATTGCTGGACTTGCTCGGTTTTTCCTTCtaggaagcaatgttttatcaataaacggaattcgttatttttaagttttcgtaaatcaaaaagtaacgtcacttatatgtcggtaagtttagtgtttgtggtgcgattgacgtgaaaacacttgtcttctgaacgatggtgatagtttgacattacaaacgttatctcagtcggtcccgggacttttttaacaatgtgctatgcacatcagcgACTGGATTtcttttgtgcgccgttcgattcttccgggtttgcggttcaatgcatacggcgttggtcttataaaccagttgtcatatgttcgagccccgacctggaatgattcatagtgtcagtaggatcgtagtactagccatgaaatgattatgtatgctaagaatcggctgcgaagtctgttgaaacagaaaagccaaattccacagaaggaatgtaatgccaagacattgctttcgattcatgcgagacatctttcaccatcaaccccaaaccaactaaacgatcagggtaaccaaaattctcaaagaaataatttcgaaaatttgcaaacacaaataagtttatacggaacctaaaagactgctgacttaatattccaaacaaatattggcagaaattttgtagtttaatattgtatttaaccctatgtgcaattttgttttacaacaaaatatcgaaaacacttcaagcttcgaatttacgagtctcatgcaaagttatatcgaaacaaaatattatttaaaaatcgactaaataatacttcaaaatagtgggtcgttctccctggtacgaaaaattacccacctgggcttaacatgtttcaccggctctgaCTATCACATTGGGGAATCTAGATTTGTTTGATTTATGCTATCATATACTTTATCTATCATGCGCTCTTACCGCATTGCATCGAGTGAGAAATATTTAAGCATCCTTCAGAATATGATTTGTCAAAATTCATCATTGCGATGCTCAGATGTTCATAGATTTCTATCATCGCAGGacacagtttaaaaaaaaaccgaccTGACATCTCTGGTGTGCTTTTATTTTCACTGTTGTTGACACTACTGAATCTGAAGGGTTAAACCGAAACCATTTATTAGTAGTTACTATTCCATCTAAgagaaaaaaatgtaataaatttttccggaaattgaatgaaattaccaaaaaaataaacagataAATCGATTGAAATGTAAACTACTCAAGTCAAGGGGACAGAGAGAAATACAGTACAAGAAACAAGTTGTATTAAAAAGTTAACTAGAGTACCTAAAGAAAGGAAACTTTGGTTTTGCAACCCGCCAAATTACACCTTAATTACGATGAACGACACACGACTTTAAGCTAACCTTGATATACTCCCCCAATCTTTTTGCTGGTCATGCACAATGACATCCACCACATAAACAATGCACTGTTTTGATTTGAGTGGTTAGACTTACATGGAAAACAATATCCAATTAGTTTAGGAAATTGGCTCTAGCATAACATGTGAAATGCGATATTTAGCGATACAACGTTTGTTTGTAAGCCAAACATTCCATTAGTTTGACTGTATTATCACCAGATAACAGATCGGATTCGGCGAGAAATCCTTTTGAAACTGTCAATAGTTGGTGTTAGCCAATGAAGcatgcaaaaacaaaaaaaaaagacttgTACGCTCATGTTTGAAGATTTGAAGAAAAAGTaaagtttcattaaaaactAAATGTTTTTGTTACTTTCCGAAGTGCAATATCACAGCAAAACATAAAAGTCACTCTTCAATAGAGTTACCATAAAAAAGAATGACAGTGTACGGCAAACAAAAGATGTTCGAAAGAAAACGACTCATAAATCTCGGCTGATTttccattagggcgtataagcaagtgacagttcctctttgtgtactttctcttctattaattaccaagcggtttccacgtttattacttaactctttgcaaaaaatgatacccgaaactttcgactttcaaacagaacagtgaaatcaaagaaaatatttttaatcacatcgtaataatcgaaagagagagtgattaaagagaaactgtctcttgcttatacgccctaatgaaaaatcaaccgagaaatgaaAGTAATTTTACATTTCCGTAAGTAAGAAGGAAGGAAGGCtaaggggaaggtgttcggttgccggcagtattcagttgccggcaccccaccgtaccTTTTgatagaaagcagatagcgtcattccgacaaatgtcatgtgtgtgtaatagcagcacgtttttgtttttgtgccgaataccgaagcaaacagacgcttgtactttttgctgcgttcaaaactaattttaattgcgtgaaaatcaacacccttttttatagtatcataaattgaagagcattaatcggaaaggtgagtggattgaatatttatgaggtgaaatcgatctatttcgtgatttaatgccggatgctatcaaaattttcgcagccaaagatttgttctgtcattttcaaaatgtctaccgatttcggttaccggcaccccatttttttcgacaaatcatgaaaaattgtcagtgatatgcaggctgctgtcgagacaaagtaagcctaagtttttttcaaacatctacacgtttttgtatgttagtattcgatttatcagaaaaaaaaaataaaaaccctgcagaaaaaaaaaataaaaaccctgttcgaatcttcaagcaaaatctgaaaattatcaccagcgccaaagacaccatattaacaagatatccagctctcacatttcccgaacaaatcattggcacatCCCTTTTTGCAAGCATGGCGCCTTCaaacgagtccgcatcgaatctcgtacatagcccgggtagaagtgatttgcaaaccagctacaaattctgttattaaaaccaaacatctcaatggtagaaattaacattatttagtttgaaatatcaaaaatcataacaaaacctGCATGAGCAAATagctacaaaatataaaattctgtcattgtaatatgaaaccaagaacaaaatatttatagaagacgaatttctcaattattttagattctagcattcagaatagagtaatatcaagtatttctcttatctaattctgatgcagtttattcaatagtattttatttgaagatagaactacgggatcaatttttttaatgaaattggaatagctcatcaataatgaaataagatattataactaattttctttattcttgatttcttggatgcaatatcacgaaaatatcaagtatcgctataataacacagaaacatcaagccaagatatgatggtaaaaattgttattatttggatctttgtttgctatttacacctacccgggagaAGTAGGgacgagaaatgtcaaattcgtgcgcgccaaaatagcagcactgcgcacccgtacaattgacatgatatgttaaaTGTAATGCTGTGCGagggcgttgttgaactgaagattgatttcgctccaagctgacagggtctgctgctGTCGAacggtttgtttgaagctagtttcgaacctattgaagaatccaaccaactcttttgcgatcgctgcgctgcccgagtggcgagctttgaactaagcgatggtgataattttcagattttgcttgaagattcgaacaatatgccgggttttttttttcttatgaatcgaatactaacatacaaaaacgtgtgaaaatttggtaaaataatcgatcattaatgattcagtaactttccgtggtatgtttgattgatatttatggggaAATCgttacatgaaataccaaattcgaagaagtgaggttgggtactgttttcatatctgggatattctttgttttttgggttggattttgagattaattgattaattatgatcaaaagttttatgactagtctatttactcatgttttatcatcgaaatcaaatctgtatgtgaactgaaaatttcaaattccatccgagattgtcaagagtataggacaatttgaaatcatatgtttgatgacaacacatgaataatcgtttttcttacccatatttgtaaggttttgccatctgcattctttcaaactcgagtaaattgaaaaattcctcaaaaatttttctaaatacatgggatatgttaaaacaatcaccataacgctatctcgtggtgaccacgctgattggattgttcaatagtttcaacattgttgaactgaaatcgagtcagtttcgaacctggtttttaataTCAGGTTTACTCCCCGTTGCTAAATGCGAAACCAATACAGTttccagggtggcaagtgaattagcgatttcaatttcccggttttcccagtGCGCAAGActgaaaattcccggttttttaacatgtccaaaaaacatcgagagttgagaaataagtatttttcgggtatctccttggaactacgattaaaactcttatccacagtttgtccaaacgtttatcttctgaactaacagtaccaTCCAGCACAATGTCCAGTTATTTGAAAGCctaattaaatttaaagtcttacaattaaaataaaataattatttttcgaactattccatctttttcaagactaccactgAATCTGAATCAAGTTTCAGAATAACGAAAGAATGGTTCAATAGAACtgattctttcggtacaactatcaagttttcaatagttctttgaaatgaacggttttgccaGTTCTATTGAACCATTCgttcgtttttctgaaacttgatatgtttcttcgaaaataatatgaaagctataaattatattttatagtaaacagattcaataataataaagtctttttgcatgtgttctaccaataatcattctcttttgtatacattttcaaagttcgcggacttctaccagattcctcaaaccagcaaacgtttCGAAAGACTATTCTATTGAGAAGAATAGAAAGCTATcgttcttcaataaagaactccagtacactcaatcttcgaggaaaactagttcttttggaccgTACGCGAactgaccatctctagtataTTCCAATACTTTTTTATCCTGGCATAGTAtaaggttaaaaattaaaaatgaatgaactaaagcacaacactcctccctcaaacccgattacttctaacaaccagtggcgtctcgtgacaaaattgacgggttgtgcactgcttatatggtatgacatcagaaccgtttcgacgttgcaactgagacagcaatttgttttcaactgccataagcataagccactgaagcctctcctgaatgtgtgcatacaagttctcacagagcacaacaatctatgcctctagtgactgagatgatctaaatttgattctcctatcatcgacactgaataagctcttacgaactctgaaaaaccaatttcagctgtcaaagaaggaTATCAAAAAttccttgcaaacggtggataaaatgaaagtcgacagctttgtcgattttgcgaatcctattgaaatcaataccaagattactaaacaagtattgtcacaatttgacattactgagacaaattttggtgaaattaagGAAATAATTGGCTGGCAACTAAAAACAAGGCCCCAAAGAATtcttaaaaaatttatcaaacatGTTATctgatgttacttttaccattatgcgtacttcttctgaaatttgaagaaaaacactggaaaagtacaagtacaaatgacagttcctctttctttcgattattacggtcctataggcaatccttctatcttacactttgtaactatcaactttcgatctgctgttgaaaaaatgttggaaaatacaggaatacgccgtaataattgaaagagaaaataaacaaagaataACTGTTATTCGCACTTGGAACCTGAttgatggcccttattaccggtgtcactacacggtgaaaaccaagtgaagtgtctgtgacccttattatgggtatcacttcacggtggaaatcaagtgaagtgaatgtaggtccttattacggaagtcgcttctgagacaaaagtaattacttgaatgaacttgatgtcattatgaacatcacgccaccaacattttgttgaaaaaattagtttttccaccacagtgatcacttcactgtgcgtgataccggtaataggtaaaatcatgtgaagtgacatgtaagtgaagtgaatgtgatagtggagtgagaacggtaataagggccgatatctgtaaatccgggcaaaacatcaatggtgctttccattcgtcgtaggataatcacaggagctcgtctgttacagttcttcggttcagagataAATGTGGTTGATCAAATTAAATACGTcggagttattcttgattcaaaactgaattggtctgctcacattgacttcaggattaaaagagcttgcatggctttcggtcaatgtagacgagcttttggaaaatcatggggactcaaacccagatacattcattggatctacacaactattgttagaccaattttagcatacggatgtcttgtatggtggcagaaaggagaagttgcgaTAGTTCAGTcacagctaaatcatctccaaaggatggtcctaatagcgattacaggagcattcacgactactcctactgctgctctagaggcgctaatGTGCttcaaaccactacatgtgttcctaaaacaagaagcattatcttgtgcataccgtcttaaggttacagggctttggaacagtaactcaTTAgtttatgctaccagccacactcgcttgtggtttcaaatggttacgtgggatgagtatttacttgctcttagtgacctaactctcacatgcagttttcccttcaaaacattcaatgtgagctatcctgactggttatttggaacgacaacttgatgcacacatagtttgttatacggacggttctctgttgaatggtcgtgctggtgctggctggagcagtctcattcacttggtaggtaCTATACTgtgttcgaagcagaaatctacgcaattctgtgtggaatacaatcggcacttcagcataggatctgtggtaaacgaatttatttttattccgacagtcaggcagctgtaaaagcactcagttcgaatgattcacggtcgaatctagtgatcgtatgtcaaactcaaattgaagactttagagcaaattcagcagctgcaagattcatatgggtggtctataatgtaaatgaaactgaaacaaacgtatccccaacaatccgttttagttttatttattcgaccagttctactgtcaaatttaaaactggtatacactgccgttctattttttctatatttgaaacacagataaaacgttgctggggctgccagtttattttgttataatttctagatttaaattttaaaactgacataaattatacctctagaactagaacactcctgaatatgcccttagcatctcaaatgctgtttacttcttatgggtacccggccgttctggtattactggaaatgaatgggctgatgagttggctagagctggtgcaacgaatgatttcgttggtccggaaccagattcgtcttgggctgcatccaaacatgtcaGCAAAAggttattctatcgtttctcacccaatgtgataaggagctttagtcagaagggttcatcgttcttcctggagtgaatgaatcctttctgtattcaccttaaacagggtttagcagattgtttgacatcctttatggggtaccgagtatacttctgctcgtacatcctgcgaatcgttctgcattcttccgggagtgcagaatgatgtcacttttgtaaaatctctaaaatcTCTCGGGGGTTAGAGGTTTTATAAACTgagcatcgttcatcagaaagaacgtacatagtaacaaacctaaataggttttacagcagactgttcgagacctcgtagaggttcagaatttacttctgttttttttgtgtttttgtgtcgtcaatttttcccatcctcccagtccaaaccttaccatttcctttcaatctttCCCTctcatatatcgggaaaatgatgctaaacacAAACTGATGGCAAggtacaaatctccaaatatcaagggaaaCGTGCCATTCGAGCCAATTTCTTCTGATTCCTGAACTGTTATTCGCACTTGGAaccttttctaatatttgtcgagattgaatagaaatccagcagaagcatccaaattatccttattttcattatgagcattgAGGCTCCATTTTAaatggattgtgcaccattgaacctgtgagggacaaaaagaagtttcaaaacttgtactgaacttctagttcaaatacaaaatggccttcatcttttcatttgttgtatcaggaaaatcatgacgctgaaaaatgttactaataTTAGGACTGagaaattttttcccgggtttgcactaaaattcccgactttttcccggtttttcacggtaaaaccaaatttccgacatttttccggtttttccgattttcccggtcacttgccaccctgagttTCGTgagaagtgtttgtttgatgaaactaccctgggttagagtgcctataaccagagtgacgacatctcattcgtaattttggcaacaattcaaaacattccattagctttacattgaattgacaggtcgtttgctcgtttggaactgggagctgtaattccaaacgaacagctgtcgccactctgattatagtcactctaccctgggtcagtttcagttttctcaagagaaaacgacataaatcagtacattacatataattctgtatgaatggcaactctgttggtaaatgaaaaatactaacaaagtgtatagatgacagactggatgtttttgatagagtaacgtggtgccatcatgacacatgcgagtactgtcccaattgaaggaatattcgaaatgaccgttaaaatgattaaaggaTGCAGTTTGAGTAAGTATGGAATTTTTTGGGTTATGACCAAGGatgacttttatcgtatcaaagaacgttcgctggcaactcttcaacgattgaatcagtgccttcAAagtgagttggaaatcatcgcaacaacaaaaaccccgcatggctcatttaacatagaatcgacaccagtgcgagagcgaatttctctcgatgacatttctgagaatcaaagattGGCACGCCGctatggggatcttctctgaagcaacaaacggtcacttattctcgtatcgcgatccgattctatacaggcagttgataattgcgattgaatcatttcactattaccgcttattctaactatgtgcatataatctttgtataagttgtgtctatgaaaatgtctgtgaatgctccacacaagggttttgaaatattgcaacctagtatgagaatcatcaagttgaatcatcgactcgattttctgcgataattgtcaacttgcgattctctcttgggaaattccacacagcaacgatcattatcagactgtaatttttttaagggccaagaaatactcagagtatggagtggagcgaaggaatgtaaaaaaattctctcgcggttcatgcattgagagattcgagttcttgtagcatcttctaccggattgaaaatgttgtatacaatatagatagcaatatagcagcttctgtgaaatttttggCAAACACCAACACTGGTTATGACTAAAGGAATTTCTTTTTAGTTTATTAATTACTCGGTAAACGGTATAATTCTGATTGTTTATTTCTACTCATCATTCTGCTGGCTCTACGCAACAATTTCTGCTTCATTTGTAAAACACTCTCAAATCACAGAtagaaattcatatatcaaattttcaattgtatttgcagttaaaAACTGTACAGTAACCTGATAAACATAAATTACTAAATATTTCTAGACGATTtgttcaaaataaatatttttatagcTTCTGTGCGTGTTCATCGCTTTAATAATGGAGTTTTACAATATATACATTATTACACATTTCTAGTATTTAACACAAGTCAATGCCCGTCCGAAATTGGATGGAGTATTTTATAATGATCAAATTTCAACTTGAGATTTACGAAAGGAACCGTAAGCTTTAATTGATTCTCTCTTGTGAATTCAATGAAAAGAAGCAACTGAAGTAGATATTAAAACAGTTTCATAACATTTACTAGTATTTTAGTGCTGCATATTTCATTCACTCACGAAAGCTGTCGTGTCGATCTACTTTTTGCATGGtgcgaattattaaaaaaatcatgaataatgGAAACCTTTCGATTCGCCTTTGGCTATTataaaaattgatttgttttggTCAACTGTTTTGGCACTTGAGAGAAATAATTATCTAATatctgacagactgactaaatcCCGATTTGAGCGTTTGTTGTGTACGTCGTTACGCTTCAGAATTCCAACTAAACACACAATCACGCTCGCTGAAGGGGAAAATAATTCTACCAAAATATGATTACAGTCTGAACACAAACTGTCAAACTACAGAAAAAGCACATTGGTGAGAAACAACTGAATCAATTATTGGATGTTTGACTCGCAACAGTTTTTGAATTTATCGTTGGGAAATAGATTCGAACAACCAACCAAACAACGTAATGGTTGATTAGTAGTCGTTACACACTCATTCAATACATACAAATATATGGTTTTATTTACAGTTTTAAAATGTTCTAACATTCTCATTTTCTTATCTCGCTTTAAGATCGTATTTTCTTGTAAAGACACTGACTGCTCTTAAGTTCGTTAGTAGTTAAATCTTGGTAATCTTTGATTGAAACTTAAAGAAGAACAAATTAAATATGCTCTGCTAGAAAGGATTAGATGCTAAAAGCTTAAATCTAAAACagcataaataaacaaacaaaaaataacattATCCGGCTACTACTCACCCCGACGATTACAAGTTTCGGCGAAAGCTTCCAGGAAAGGAACATCCGAACATCTAGACTACGACCAGCATCACCAGTGCACGAGGTTTCCGGTGATGTAGCAGCAGTATCACTAGCGCAATGATGAGCACAGTTGCCAGCAAATATCTGCAAACCCAGCAGGTCAAGTAGATTCAAGTAGATCCATTACAGACGAAATTGACCGAACTTACCAAATGATTCCTATCCGTATGGTATCACCGGTTCCGCTGCCTTCCACGGTACTGGATTCCTCGGAACCCTTGATCAGTGACACACCTTTCGCCATGCTTTCCTGTGCCAACAGCGGAATCGGATTGGACAGATCGCTGGTGGCCCAAAGGTAAAGATCCAGTGTCCGTTCCGTACAATCCGCAATGAACCGCACGAACGGACGGATGTCACCATCGTTGGCAATCTGCAAATAGTCGTAGTACTTGTGACGGTGCTGTTTCTGGATGATCACCGGTGGGTAACCGGCCCGCATGAGCAATGTATTCATCAGCAAGCGGGACGTTCGGCCGTTTCCATCGCTGAATGGGTGAATGTGGACCAGTTTGTAGTGGGCCATGGCGGCATACTTCACCGGGTGCAGTAGAAACGATTGTTCCGAGTTTAGCCAGATCTCGAAACGGTTCATCAGAATCGACAAATCACCCGGACCCGGTGGAACATGACCTCCGACGTAAACCTGTGTACGTCGGAACTCGCCACCTTCGATCGGATCGACGTGACCCAAAACTCGACGATGTATTTCCAGAATGTCTTTCATTGTTATAAAATCGTTCCTGgatgaaacaaaagaaaacaatgCTCGGGATAAAATGTATGAGGGTTTAAAGCGAACCTCTACTTACTTGTTAACCAACGTTGCATTAATGTACTTCATCGCAGCATCCAGCCCAAGAATTTCATTGTGTTCATCGATGCTCTTGCCGTCAACGGCCATTTTCGTTTCCAGAATCGAACGAGTTTGAGCTAAACTCATCGTGTTTCCTTCAATGCCCACTGAATGGTAGATATGTTGAATGTACGCTTCCTTTTCGGCACGTTTCAGTGCGGCGTTCATCGCGTGTACCGACGAAAGTGCATCCCGCTTTTCATCCAATCGTTCGAAACGTTTCTGATCAAGATGTTCCACTATTCGAGCAGTTCTTTGTCTATTCGTCAACGCATCCGAGTAGGATGGATTCACCGCCAACGCTTGATAATAGTAATGATCGGCCGTCAGTACGTCCTGTTGGTTGTGCTCCAGGAATTCACCGTACTTGGTGAGCACTTCCGGATGCTTTGGCGAAAGTGCCAATGCATGCTCAAACAGTCGAAGTGCTTTGTCGTCTTTTCCCATGAGTTTCATTTCCGTTGCCATTCTCAGCGAACTCAGAGCTTCCTGTTCGTTTGTATCGTGCTGTTCATTTCTGTTGTACTTTCC
This genomic window contains:
- the LOC131427693 gene encoding protein adenylyltransferase Fic: MCCVCDDSSPNLIGIRKRSQSRDERTISRKWRNRMSGFHYFIIFVSGTLVSGMMFALLKHAPSYRSLPARVTPHHLPDGRFLQIADEAKVLEPYLSAVKIPGGFNDDSSGKYNRNEQHDTNEQEALSSLRMATEMKLMGKDDKALRLFEHALALSPKHPEVLTKYGEFLEHNQQDVLTADHYYYQALAVNPSYSDALTNRQRTARIVEHLDQKRFERLDEKRDALSSVHAMNAALKRAEKEAYIQHIYHSVGIEGNTMSLAQTRSILETKMAVDGKSIDEHNEILGLDAAMKYINATLVNKNDFITMKDILEIHRRVLGHVDPIEGGEFRRTQVYVGGHVPPGPGDLSILMNRFEIWLNSEQSFLLHPVKYAAMAHYKLVHIHPFSDGNGRTSRLLMNTLLMRAGYPPVIIQKQHRHKYYDYLQIANDGDIRPFVRFIADCTERTLDLYLWATSDLSNPIPLLAQESMAKGVSLIKGSEESSTVEGSGTGDTIRIGII